A portion of the Colius striatus isolate bColStr4 chromosome 1, bColStr4.1.hap1, whole genome shotgun sequence genome contains these proteins:
- the RAB19 gene encoding ras-related protein Rab-19 yields MPFSSSGTDDAFDYLFKIILIGDSNVGKTCVVHRFKTGQYNEKQQNTIGVDFTVRSMDIDGKKVKIQVWDTAGQERFRTITQSYYRSAHGAILAYDLTRRSTFESIPHWIHEIEKYGAANLVMMLIGNKSDSVDKRQVLFEDACTLAEKFGLLAVLETSAKEAQNIEEVFILMAKELIARNTLQLHGENPPNSIYLDSRPVIASPSAEKTQCVC; encoded by the exons ATGCCTTTCTCCAGCTCGGGCACGGACGACGCCTTCGACTACCTCTTCAAAATCATCCTGATCGGGGACTCCAACGTGGGGAAGACTTGCGTGGTGCACCGCTTCAAGACGGGGCAGTACAACGAGAAGCAGCAGAACACCATCGGCGTCGACTTCACGGTGCGCTCCATGGACATCGACGGCAAGAAAGTGAAG ATCCAGGTGTGGGACACAGCCGGTCAAGAACGTTTCCGGACAATAACCCAGTCTTATTACAGGAGTGCCCATGGGGCCATCCTTGCCTACGACCTTACCAGGAGGTCCACATTTGAATCTATTCCTCATTGGATTCATGAAATTGAAAAGTATGGTGCTGCAAACTTGGTCATGATGTTGATTG GGAACAAATCTGACTCAGTGGATAAGCGCCAAGTGCTGTTTGAAGATGCCTGCACACTGGCGGAGAAGTTTGGGCTCTTAGCTGTACTGGAGACATCAGCAAAAGAAGCTCAAAACATAGAAGAGGTGTTCATCTTAATGGCTAAAGAGCTCATAGCCCGAAATACCTTACAGCTTCATGGAGAGAACCCTCCAAACAGCATCTATCTTGATTCCAGGCCGGTGATTGCCAGTCCAAGTGCGGAGAAGACCCAGTGCGTATGTTGA
- the SLC37A3 gene encoding sugar phosphate exchanger 3: MALPGSLRRQPANRGLVSHFTHHHVVVFLLTFFSYSLLHASRKTFSNVKVSISSQWTPSCLNSTAPELRPYELWNSSHLFPNAEEATLFLGTLDTIFLFSYAMGLFVSGIVGDRLNLRWVLSFGMCSSALVVFFFGTLTEWLHFYNKWFYCCLWVVNGLLQSTGWPCVVAVMGNWFGKAGRGFVFGLWSACASVGNILGAFLASCVLKYGYEYAFLVTASVQFAGGVIVFFGLLTSPKEVGLPELGADEDSSAEEDANRPLMGDDDADDDDNRNYSIQATDTDSQPKAIGFFQACCLPGVVLYSLAYACLKLVNYSFFFWLPFYLSNNFGWKEAEADQLSIWYDVGGIIGGTIQGLISDVLQKRAPVLAISLLFAVGSLFGYSRSPNSKPINAVIMAITGFFIGGPSNMISSAISADLGRQDLVRGSSEALATVTGIVDGTGSIGAAVGQYLVSLIQDNLGWMWVFYFFILMTSSTILFISPLIVREVRLLLHERRLRALAQ, from the exons ATGGCTTTGCCTGGAAGCTTGCGGAGGCAGCCTGCAAACAGAGGCCTTGTGTCCCATTTCACCCACCATCATGTCGTCGTGTTCCTGCTGACTTTCTTCAG TTATTCCCTGCTCCATGCTTCCAGAAAGACGTTCAGTAATGTCAAAGTCAGCATCTCCAGCCAATGGACTCCCTCCTGCCTTAACAGCACAGCCCCTGAGCTCCGGCCATATGAG CTCTGGAACAGCAGTCATTTATTTCCAAATGCAGAAGAAGCAACTCTCTTCTTGGGAACACTGGACaccatctttttgttttcctatgcTATG ggTCTCTTTGTCAGTGGCATAGTTGGGGACCGCCTGAACTTACGCTGGGTTTTGTCTTTTGGCATGTGTTCCTCTGCTCTGGTG GTATTCTTCTTTGGCACGCTCACAGAATGGTTGCATTTCTACAACAAATGGTTCTACTGCTGTCTCTGGGTTGTGAATGGCTTGCTGCAGTCTACCGGTTGGCCCTGTGTGGTTGCTGTCATGGGCAATTGGTTTGGAAAAGCTGG GAGAGGGTTTGTGTTTGGCCTCTGGAGTGCCTGTGCATCTGTGGGAAATATCCTTGGGGCGTTCCTTGCCTCCTGTGTTCTCAAATACGGCTATGAG tATGCTTTCCTGGTGACTGCCTCAGTACAGTTTGCTGGAGGAGTCATTGTCTTCTTTGGGCTCCTGACATCACCGAAGGAAGTGG GCCTCCCGGAGCTTGGAGCAGATGAGGACAGCAGTGCTGAGGAAGATGCCAACAGGCCTTTAATGGGCGACGATGACGCAGACGATGACGACAACCGGAATTACTCCATTCAGGCAACTGACACCGACAGCCAGCCGAAGGCCATTGGCTTTTTCCAGGCTTGTTGCCTTCCGGGTGTAGTACTG TACTCTTTGGCTTACGCCTGCTTGAAACTGGTGAAttactctttcttcttctggctgcccTTCTACCTCAGCAACAACTTTGGATGGAAAGAAGCAGAAGCTGACCAGCTCTCCATCTGGTATGATGTGGGAGGAATTATAG GTGGGACTATCCAAGGGTTGATTTCTGATGTGTTGCAGAAGAGAGCCCCAGTGCTAGCCATTAGCCTGCTCTTTGCTGTAGGCTCCCTTTTTGGATACAGCC gttcTCCAAACAGCAAACCTATCAATGCTGTGATCATGGCAATAACAG GATTTTTCATTGGAGGCCCTTCTAACATGATCAGCTCTGCAATTTCTGCTGACCTGGGACGCCAGGATCTGGTGAGAGGCAGCAGTGAGGCTCTGGCAACAGTCACTGGAATCGTGGATGGAACTGGCAGTATTGGTGCTGCGGTGGGCCAG TATCTAGTGTCTTTGATCCAGGACAACCTGGGATGGATGTGggttttctatttctttattcTAATG